The proteins below are encoded in one region of Sulfolobus sp. A20:
- a CDS encoding HIT family protein — protein MCLFCDIISGKDSGYIVYEDDNVVAFLDKFPITPGHTLVVPRRHYENFLEIPSEVLSYFCERVKIIAVGVKNALGADGIRILTNIGRSAGQVIFHSHFHIVPMWLSDPNIGMNFVPRKEQPKEYYEYIQKIIIESLKNIK, from the coding sequence ATGTGTTTATTTTGCGATATTATTAGCGGAAAGGATAGTGGTTACATAGTTTATGAAGATGATAACGTTGTAGCGTTCTTGGATAAGTTTCCAATCACCCCCGGTCATACTTTAGTAGTTCCGAGGAGGCACTATGAAAACTTCTTAGAAATACCTTCTGAAGTATTATCTTACTTTTGCGAAAGGGTAAAAATAATTGCAGTAGGAGTTAAAAACGCATTAGGAGCTGATGGTATAAGGATTTTAACCAATATAGGAAGAAGCGCGGGTCAAGTTATTTTTCACTCCCATTTTCATATCGTACCCATGTGGTTAAGTGATCCTAATATAGGTATGAACTTCGTGCCTAGGAAAGAGCAACCTAAGGAGTATTATGAATACATACAGAAAATTATAATAGAAAGTTTAAAGAATATTAAATAA
- a CDS encoding NAD+ synthase encodes MPEYVRNSLKIDCNTVVDYLVERLKEYLEFSRKDGGVIGVSGGIDSAVTASILAKATDNFFILLMPSSSTPKIDLEDSLELVKLLHAENKYKLINIDEIVKTISNNIDTEDRVIIGNIKARTRMILLYAYAQKLNYLVVGTGDKSELLLGYFTKYGDGGVDVLPIGDLYKTQVRMLGRCLGLPERIVTKPSSPALWEGQTAEGELGVDYDTVDSILYLRFDEMRSEEEISNMLKVPIEVVRKVDKLVKTSQHKRLPPEIFRLSGRAINSDWRFPRRWV; translated from the coding sequence ATGCCAGAATATGTGAGAAATTCACTTAAGATAGATTGTAATACGGTTGTGGATTACCTAGTTGAAAGGTTAAAGGAATACCTTGAGTTTAGTAGAAAGGATGGAGGCGTTATAGGTGTAAGTGGAGGTATAGATTCAGCAGTTACAGCCTCTATATTGGCTAAAGCTACAGATAACTTCTTCATACTACTCATGCCCTCTTCTTCTACGCCAAAAATTGACTTAGAGGACTCATTAGAATTAGTAAAACTTCTTCATGCAGAGAATAAATACAAACTAATAAACATCGATGAAATAGTTAAAACAATATCTAACAATATCGATACTGAGGATAGGGTAATAATAGGAAATATTAAAGCCAGAACAAGAATGATACTCCTTTATGCTTATGCTCAAAAGTTAAACTACTTGGTTGTAGGGACTGGAGACAAAAGTGAATTACTTCTAGGCTATTTCACAAAATATGGAGATGGTGGAGTTGATGTACTTCCGATAGGAGACTTGTATAAAACGCAAGTAAGAATGTTAGGAAGATGCTTAGGTTTACCGGAACGAATAGTAACTAAACCCAGCTCCCCAGCCTTATGGGAAGGACAAACGGCAGAGGGCGAATTGGGTGTAGACTATGATACAGTAGATTCCATATTATATTTAAGATTCGACGAAATGAGAAGTGAAGAGGAAATATCCAATATGCTTAAGGTTCCGATTGAGGTAGTCCGTAAAGTAGATAAGCTAGTGAAAACGTCCCAACATAAAAGACTACCACCAGAGATATTTAGATTAAGTGGAAGAGCAATTAATTCAGATTGGAGGTTCCCTAGGAGATGGGTATAA
- a CDS encoding chlorite dismutase family protein: MSENNVVYMYVSSFKLSQNWWSESRENRRKMVDNIESIESNFRENLISLKRYISLRYDSDIIYWISSEDTSKIVEFKYNILKSLKNFGFESFSMLSVYKPSPYVKGNFNVKSVLNAEPLRYFIAYPMKKSVDWYLLPFEDREKIMREHIEIAKKHPKNKGIRSYTTYSFGIGDYEFVVIYEVPSIEDWVEVVEALREAKARKWVIKEEPILVGELKGLDVFLE; encoded by the coding sequence ATGAGTGAAAATAATGTAGTTTATATGTATGTTTCTTCATTTAAACTATCTCAAAACTGGTGGAGTGAGAGTAGGGAAAATAGAAGAAAAATGGTTGATAATATAGAATCAATTGAGTCAAATTTTAGAGAAAATCTAATCTCATTAAAGAGATATATATCTTTGAGATATGATAGTGATATCATTTATTGGATAAGTTCAGAAGACACTTCTAAGATTGTAGAATTTAAATATAATATTCTTAAAAGTTTGAAAAATTTTGGTTTTGAGAGCTTCTCTATGTTATCAGTTTATAAGCCCTCCCCTTACGTTAAAGGTAATTTTAATGTAAAATCTGTGCTCAATGCTGAGCCATTACGTTACTTCATAGCCTATCCTATGAAAAAAAGCGTAGACTGGTATTTATTGCCTTTTGAAGATAGGGAAAAAATTATGAGAGAACACATAGAAATAGCTAAGAAACATCCAAAAAATAAGGGAATTAGATCATATACTACATACTCATTTGGAATTGGGGATTACGAATTTGTAGTGATATATGAAGTACCTTCAATAGAAGATTGGGTCGAGGTAGTCGAAGCCCTTAGAGAGGCTAAAGCTAGAAAATGGGTGATAAAGGAAGAGCCTATATTAGTAGGAGAACTTAAAGGTTTAGATGTGTTTTTAGAATGA
- a CDS encoding lysine exporter LysO family protein, giving the protein MGKIKYYKAIEKFTDVIVILLIFSISFWAGEEVLGIQIVSLLSISLIFSILSIIVTYLLGFIVVTNKSLLMHKEKINGRKLNNRNEKIIITKYMIPFILGWIIGVFIRVNRLFLVGIINYELYALASILGYIMGKEFNIKLIIDGGKDALLSILITVIGDVIIGALLFLMHVAPINVSLVISLASGWYSYVGPLVALEVNPYLGTLAFLINFLREQLTYVFVPLLLRLRFEPKSAIAVGGATAMDTTLPLYVETLGKEYAITAMITGFLLTFAIPIILPLLL; this is encoded by the coding sequence TTGGGAAAAATAAAATATTATAAGGCTATCGAGAAGTTTACCGATGTAATAGTAATTTTGTTAATTTTCTCAATATCCTTTTGGGCTGGTGAAGAAGTATTAGGAATCCAGATAGTTAGTTTACTCTCTATATCACTCATATTTTCCATTCTTTCTATAATCGTAACGTACCTCTTGGGATTTATTGTAGTCACCAACAAGTCATTATTAATGCATAAGGAAAAGATTAATGGTAGAAAATTAAATAATCGAAACGAGAAAATAATAATTACTAAATACATGATCCCTTTCATTCTAGGATGGATAATAGGGGTATTCATACGTGTTAATCGATTATTCTTAGTGGGCATAATAAACTATGAACTGTACGCATTGGCTTCCATACTTGGCTATATTATGGGTAAAGAGTTCAATATCAAGTTAATAATAGACGGTGGAAAAGATGCCTTATTATCCATACTTATAACAGTTATAGGAGATGTTATCATAGGAGCCTTATTATTTTTAATGCACGTAGCACCCATAAATGTTTCATTAGTTATATCACTAGCTAGTGGATGGTATAGTTATGTGGGTCCATTAGTAGCTTTAGAAGTCAACCCTTATTTAGGTACTTTAGCGTTTCTTATAAATTTCTTAAGAGAACAGCTGACTTACGTATTTGTACCTCTATTGTTAAGGCTGAGATTTGAACCTAAGTCTGCAATAGCAGTAGGTGGAGCTACAGCAATGGATACTACGCTTCCTCTTTATGTCGAAACGTTAGGTAAAGAGTACGCTATTACCGCGATGATAACGGGTTTTTTATTAACTTTCGCTATACCAATTATATTACCGCTTCTCCTTTAG
- a CDS encoding bifunctional 2-polyprenyl-6-hydroxyphenol methylase/3-demethylubiquinol 3-O-methyltransferase UbiG has product MSEEWLRVFESDLYIREMLKVWDEGERWANWIDEAVSKYKLGKKVLDVPCGVGRVAYFLSKKGYKVTGVDISEKMISMARNNISNGNFIVGDMRRLKDIIGDEKYDLVININNSLGYYTEEDDIKILESLRQSSNGLVIINLDNRDYIIYNKPSEYYMFIPPYLVYSKVDFDQETSRLNVYRKYYMDGKLVGEINYSQRLYSLHEALALLKKSGLKAIEILSGYSWKKFTIADPEMTIIASQA; this is encoded by the coding sequence ATGAGCGAAGAGTGGTTAAGGGTATTTGAGTCTGATTTGTATATTAGAGAGATGCTAAAAGTTTGGGACGAAGGAGAAAGATGGGCTAATTGGATTGATGAAGCCGTTAGTAAGTATAAGCTTGGAAAGAAAGTCTTGGACGTCCCTTGTGGCGTGGGAAGGGTTGCATATTTTCTTTCTAAAAAAGGGTATAAAGTTACAGGGGTAGACATTTCGGAGAAAATGATAAGTATGGCAAGAAATAATATATCAAATGGTAATTTTATTGTAGGGGATATGAGACGACTAAAGGATATAATAGGCGATGAAAAATATGATCTGGTAATAAATATTAATAATAGCCTAGGTTATTACACGGAGGAAGATGACATAAAAATACTAGAATCGTTAAGACAATCAAGTAATGGTTTAGTAATAATAAACCTTGATAATAGAGATTACATAATTTACAATAAACCTAGTGAATACTATATGTTTATACCACCTTATCTGGTTTACTCTAAGGTAGACTTCGATCAAGAGACGTCAAGGTTAAACGTGTATAGAAAATATTATATGGATGGAAAGTTAGTGGGAGAAATAAATTATTCACAAAGACTATACAGTCTTCATGAAGCTCTAGCTCTGTTAAAGAAATCCGGCTTGAAGGCAATTGAAATACTTTCGGGATACTCGTGGAAGAAATTCACAATAGCAGACCCTGAAATGACCATCATTGCCAGTCAAGCCTAG
- a CDS encoding winged helix-turn-helix domain-containing protein, producing the protein MLLKIEEIFQNKGWDTRKKILNELKNNPQSAYELARKLNLNYSTIKYHLEILEKFGLIMKINKGSKSLYRVTKNYNLLEKYIIEEE; encoded by the coding sequence ATGCTACTGAAAATAGAGGAGATCTTCCAAAACAAGGGTTGGGATACTAGAAAAAAGATATTAAATGAATTGAAAAATAATCCACAAAGTGCATACGAGTTAGCCAGAAAACTCAATTTAAATTATTCTACAATAAAATATCATTTAGAAATTCTAGAGAAATTTGGATTAATAATGAAAATCAATAAAGGTTCAAAATCGTTGTATAGGGTAACCAAAAACTACAACTTACTTGAAAAGTATATAATTGAGGAAGAATAA
- a CDS encoding radical SAM protein produces MKKLIYINYPIPLIGHIAFGIVDRGTNLLQIRPFSNCPMSCIFCSVDAGPNSRYRVTEFIVNSDHLLDWSYYVISKKIHKVNVLIDGVGEPILHPEIHKIIKGLKGNPKVNEVAIETHGLTLNKANINKLVDAGLDRLNVSIDSLDINKAKSLTGHKGYDINKILEVLIYAKLQGIDVLLTPVWLPGINDEDIVEIVKTAKDYNFKIGIQKFIKHKYGRGNDIKEVGWKEFYNYLDDLEKITMVRLKLSPMDFEIFPDIRLGPVFDIGERVIGEVISEGWMRNEMIVKAKNRVITLVDANDLDVGMEVKVRIIRNKDEIYLARLDWQ; encoded by the coding sequence GTGAAAAAACTTATATACATTAATTATCCCATTCCCCTAATAGGGCATATCGCATTTGGCATAGTTGACCGTGGAACTAATCTTCTTCAAATAAGACCTTTTAGTAATTGTCCAATGAGTTGTATTTTTTGTTCAGTAGATGCTGGACCAAATTCAAGATATAGAGTTACTGAGTTTATCGTTAACTCAGACCATTTACTTGATTGGAGTTATTATGTGATTTCGAAAAAGATACATAAAGTTAACGTCTTGATTGACGGAGTAGGAGAGCCGATCCTCCACCCGGAAATACATAAAATAATTAAAGGTTTAAAAGGAAATCCTAAGGTAAATGAAGTCGCGATAGAAACTCACGGCTTGACATTAAATAAGGCAAATATAAACAAGTTAGTGGACGCGGGATTGGATAGATTAAATGTATCTATCGATAGTTTAGATATTAATAAGGCAAAGTCTCTTACTGGACATAAAGGATATGATATAAATAAGATTCTTGAAGTACTGATTTATGCTAAGCTTCAAGGCATAGATGTATTGTTAACCCCAGTTTGGTTACCTGGTATCAACGATGAAGATATCGTGGAAATAGTAAAAACTGCTAAAGATTATAATTTTAAAATTGGAATTCAAAAATTTATAAAACATAAGTATGGTAGAGGGAATGATATAAAAGAAGTTGGCTGGAAAGAGTTTTATAATTATTTAGACGACTTAGAAAAGATCACAATGGTGAGGCTAAAATTATCGCCTATGGATTTCGAGATATTTCCAGACATTAGATTAGGCCCCGTTTTTGATATAGGAGAGAGAGTTATAGGTGAAGTTATAAGCGAGGGATGGATGAGGAATGAAATGATAGTTAAGGCTAAAAACAGAGTAATAACCCTAGTTGATGCAAATGATTTAGACGTCGGGATGGAAGTTAAGGTAAGAATTATTAGAAATAAAGACGAAATATATTTAGCTAGGCTTGACTGGCAATGA
- a CDS encoding nitrilase-related carbon-nitrogen hydrolase, whose translation MGITVELAQIRSYLGNINKNFDKHIEIIETSTADCIVFPELSLTGYILKDLTYEVYKEAMKVTEKIAEKVSKCAIFGTLKEMRKGIIRNSAAVVINGKLDYVYKFYLPTYGLFEERRYFQRGDPLKDLKVFEYKGTRFGVVICEDAWHPEPIEAIALLGADAIFIPSASPMRKLSERLMIEDNWDALLKAHSLMNTVWSVFVNVVGSQEEEYFWGGSRVISPLGETKLKLKLFYEDRGVVEITDNEIERARFFSSYRDHIKEFHSILDKL comes from the coding sequence ATGGGTATAACAGTAGAATTAGCTCAAATAAGGTCGTATTTAGGTAATATTAACAAAAACTTCGATAAGCACATTGAGATTATAGAGACAAGCACTGCAGATTGTATAGTTTTCCCAGAGTTATCGTTGACCGGATATATCTTAAAAGATCTAACCTATGAGGTATACAAAGAGGCTATGAAGGTAACGGAGAAGATTGCAGAAAAAGTAAGCAAATGTGCAATTTTCGGAACATTAAAGGAGATGAGAAAGGGAATAATTAGAAACTCAGCAGCAGTAGTTATTAATGGAAAATTAGACTACGTGTATAAATTCTATCTTCCTACATATGGATTATTTGAAGAGCGAAGATATTTTCAAAGGGGTGATCCTCTTAAGGACTTAAAAGTTTTTGAATATAAGGGAACACGATTTGGAGTAGTAATCTGTGAAGATGCATGGCATCCAGAACCAATAGAGGCTATAGCATTGTTAGGTGCTGACGCTATTTTTATCCCATCAGCCTCACCAATGAGAAAACTAAGCGAAAGACTAATGATTGAGGATAATTGGGATGCCTTACTGAAGGCTCATTCATTAATGAATACTGTTTGGTCAGTTTTCGTTAACGTAGTAGGTAGTCAAGAGGAGGAATATTTTTGGGGAGGGTCCAGAGTAATCTCTCCGCTTGGAGAGACTAAGCTAAAATTAAAATTATTCTATGAGGATAGAGGAGTAGTAGAAATTACCGATAACGAAATTGAAAGAGCTAGATTCTTTAGCAGTTATAGGGATCACATAAAAGAATTTCATTCAATTCTAGATAAGCTATAA
- a CDS encoding NTPase — protein sequence MVLRVYLTGNPGVGKTTTFIFLLNELKRRNLKISGFYCPEVKHEGRRIGFKIVDIWSGKFDWLARVDYPGKIKIGKYTVLEDNVNRILADIESSTSNSDIIAIDEIGPMELSIKSMKDFILKVINSDEKPLLAVIHRSLKDSLRGGKVYTITLDNRNTIKYEILNYILINFKKT from the coding sequence GTGGTACTAAGAGTATATTTAACGGGAAACCCAGGAGTTGGGAAGACTACAACTTTCATTTTTTTGCTGAATGAATTGAAAAGAAGAAACTTAAAAATTTCAGGATTTTATTGCCCAGAGGTCAAACATGAAGGAAGGAGAATAGGATTTAAAATAGTCGATATATGGTCCGGTAAGTTCGATTGGTTAGCTAGAGTTGACTATCCCGGTAAAATAAAGATTGGCAAATACACCGTGCTCGAGGATAACGTGAACAGAATTCTCGCTGATATAGAATCAAGTACTTCGAATTCTGATATCATAGCTATTGACGAGATAGGACCCATGGAATTATCAATAAAATCAATGAAAGATTTTATTCTGAAGGTTATTAACTCGGACGAAAAACCCTTGTTAGCAGTAATTCATAGAAGTTTAAAGGACTCTCTTAGGGGAGGAAAAGTATATACTATAACTTTGGATAACAGAAATACAATTAAGTACGAAATATTAAATTATATCTTAATCAACTTTAAAAAGACATAA
- a CDS encoding NUDIX hydrolase yields MKIFSGKKFEVHVEKTKLPNGYERELEYIKHRGSVVIIPRLDDEKVVLIKQYRPVIGKWIYELPAGTLEENENPIEAAERELIEEVGYKAEKLTEIVGFYSSPGISSEYMRLYLAENLKYVGARPEPYEIIEPIEVKIEDAINMIKEKKIEDAKTIIGLLILKTHLNL; encoded by the coding sequence ATGAAAATTTTTAGCGGAAAGAAGTTTGAGGTTCACGTAGAAAAAACCAAGTTACCTAATGGTTACGAGAGAGAATTGGAATATATCAAACATAGGGGTTCAGTGGTAATAATACCTAGACTAGACGATGAAAAGGTGGTGTTAATTAAGCAATATAGACCCGTAATTGGCAAATGGATATACGAATTACCTGCTGGAACTCTTGAGGAAAATGAGAATCCAATAGAGGCTGCTGAAAGAGAGTTAATAGAAGAAGTAGGATATAAGGCTGAAAAGCTGACCGAAATAGTGGGATTTTATTCCTCCCCTGGAATATCTAGTGAGTACATGAGATTATATCTAGCTGAGAATTTGAAATACGTAGGAGCTAGACCAGAGCCTTATGAGATAATTGAACCAATAGAGGTTAAAATTGAAGATGCGATAAATATGATTAAAGAGAAGAAAATTGAAGACGCAAAGACCATAATAGGACTTCTCATTCTAAAAACACATCTAAACCTTTAA